A single region of the Paramicrobacterium fandaimingii genome encodes:
- a CDS encoding YbhB/YbcL family Raf kinase inhibitor-like protein, producing the protein MFDYDPYAQLDEVPEFTVESDDLDPDLPLKAPQYASDAGGSDTSPHLSWSEFPPETKSFAVTAFDPDAPTGSGFWHWAVFNIPADVTSLPSGAGSPDSRMLPAGAVTLPNELREPSFTGAAPPEGTDVHRYYFVVHAVDVPSLDIDAQSTPAVLGFNLHFHTLARGILKGVGEFGGAA; encoded by the coding sequence ATGTTTGATTACGATCCCTACGCGCAGCTAGACGAGGTGCCCGAGTTCACCGTCGAAAGCGACGATCTCGACCCCGATCTTCCGCTGAAGGCGCCCCAATACGCCTCGGATGCCGGTGGCTCCGACACGTCGCCGCACCTCTCGTGGTCTGAGTTTCCGCCCGAGACGAAGAGCTTCGCGGTCACGGCATTCGACCCGGATGCCCCGACAGGCTCCGGCTTCTGGCACTGGGCGGTGTTCAACATTCCGGCCGATGTGACGTCCCTGCCTTCTGGGGCAGGTTCGCCTGATTCGAGGATGCTGCCCGCGGGCGCCGTCACGCTGCCGAACGAACTGCGTGAACCGTCGTTCACGGGGGCGGCACCACCCGAGGGCACTGACGTGCACCGCTATTACTTCGTCGTGCACGCTGTCGACGTGCCGTCGCTCGACATCGACGCGCAGTCAACCCCGGCGGTGCTCGGCTTCAACCTGCACTTCCATACGCTTGCACGCGGCATCCTCAAGGGCGTGGGCGAGTTCGGAGGCGCTGCGTAA